Below is a window of Gemmatimonadaceae bacterium DNA.
CCTCCGGTGCGTTCATGTCGGCGTTCATGCGCTATCTGCACGGCGAGCTCGGATACACCAGCGATTTGCAGTACTACATGGGTGGGCACGCCGGACGGTGGGACTATTCGTCGCTGATTGGACCGGGCAATCTCGGCGGCGGCTATCCGAGCGAGACCGAGTCGCTCCGCGAGGCGATGGCGAAGAATCCGTATCTGCGCGTGATGGTCGGCGCTGGGTACTACGATATGGCGACGCCGTTTGCGAACGCGGAATACACGTTCAATCATCTCGGGTACGATCAGACGTATCGCGACCGTGTGGAGTTCAAGTACTACGAGAGCGGCCACATGGCGTACCTGAATCAGGATTCGGCGAAGCAGCTCAAAGCGGACATCGCCAACTTCATCAGGACGACGGCGCATCCAACCACGACGGTGAGCTCGAGGTAGCGTTTCGCGTCGTACAAATTCGGTGAATGAGGATACGCTCCGGTGCCGCGTGGTAGTGCGCAGTATCGGAGCGCTTCTTACGCCCGATCGGGCTGGCTCGATTGAGCCCTCATGGACCTGGGGAGCGTCGCTGCGAGCACCGCGAGGCTGGGCAGGAGTTTGTGCATGTTATAAACTGTAGCTGGAAGCCGCGGAGCGCGAGGACGTATGAATCGAACGCTGGCATCCATTAGTGCAATCCAACGCGGCGACGTCGCAGAGGTGCGCGCACTCCTTGCCGCACATCCAGAGCTCGCCACTGCGCGCGACGACACTGGCGCGACGGGTCTGCACTACGCTGCGTTCAATGCGAATCGCGAGATCATCGACGCGCTCATCGCCGCCGGCGGAGACGTGAACGCTCGCGACGCACGACACGGCGCAACGCCAGCTGGCTGGGCCGTCCACTTCATGCGCGAGCGCGGCGGCTTGCTCGCGATCGAGATCGAGGATGTCCGCTTCGCGATCGAGCGAGGGGATGTCGACTGGGTCGATCGACTCGTGACGCGTCATCCGGCATTGCTCGACGCCGTTGACCGTGAGGGCAAGCCGCTGCGCCAACATGCGGAGGAAAGCTCCAGTCCCCGGATCCGACAGATCTTTGACGTTCGTGCGATTGCGCGCGATGCGTAACGGCGAGCGCGCATCTCGCTGTCGTTTCTGCTCGATCTCGTCATCTCCACTTTTCTCCTCGCATACCTGTTCGGCCGCAAGCCGCTTGGTCGAGTGCGAGTCATTTCTCATTGCGCCGTCGTTTTGCTCCTTGGACTATGTGTGATATTCCCGCGGTGAACGAGAGCCTGGGCGGCGAAGCCGAGCGCCTCTGGCACACGGCGCACGAAGCCATCATCATGATTGGTAGCATGCTGCTCGCGATATCGTCGGTGATGCCGCTGCTCGTGCTCGAGCGGCGCGCAGCGCAGGTGTTGGCGGTTCGCGCGGCCTGAGGCCGCGGAAGGCGGACTCGGTGCAAGCATGAAGGCCCTAACGCGGGAGACATATGCCTGATCGCGCGACACCGGAAACGCGCGGCGCCATCGTCGACGGGACCGACGCTGTCGTCGCCACGCTCTCGGCGCGACTCGACGCGCTCCTTGCATCGTGGCAACTCGCGATCGATTCGAAACGCAAGGCGCCCGTTGGTACGGACAAGGTGAGGACCCCGACTGAGGTGCTCGCGGAGCTCGAGCGCGATCTCGCCGATCTCGAGCGACGTTGCGCGGACCAGCGACAGGCCTCCGAAGTCGAGACACAAGCCGCGGGCGATTGGGAACGTCGCGCGATGTCAGCCGTGCAGGATGGCCGCGACGATGTGGCGCGTGAGGCGCTCAATCAGCTCCGGAATCACCTGGACACCGCGAAACAGCTTGCAACCGAAGCGAGCGAGTTGGAAGTGCTGCGTGACTCCTATCGAAATGCGGTGAAAGCCGTTCGAGTGACAAGCGTCGGCGCCGCCACGGCGTGAGTCGGCCGACCGCGAGTCGGGCAATCGGCCTCGGCTGCATGCGTCTCTCGACGCGCGCCGATCGCGACGATGAGCGCTCGATCCAAGTCATTCGCGCCGCGCTCGACGCCGGTGCGACGTTACTCGACACGGCCGACGCCTATTGCCTCGACAACGACGACATCGGCCATAACGAGCGTCTCATCGCGCGGGCGCTCGATGGATGGAAGGACGCCCGCGCGCGCATCACCGTCGCGACGAAGGGTGGCATGCGCCGGCCGACTGGCGCCTGGATCCCCGATGGACGCGCCAAGCATCTTCGCGACGCTTGTCAGGCCAGTCGCCGCGCACTTGACGTAGACGCGATCGATCTCTACCAATTGCACGCCGTCGATCCGAAGACCGCGATCGAGACGAGTGTTCGGGCACTCGCGCGGCTGCGGGAGGAGGGCAAGATCCGCGACGTTGGTCTCTGCAACGTCACCGTGAGTCAGATTCGGGCGGCGCAGGCAATCGTACCGATCGCGTCGGTCCAGGTGAGCCTCTCGCCGCTCGACGATGACAACCTGCGTAATGGCGTGGCTGAGTACTGTCGCGACGCAGGCATCCGGTTGATCGCGTATCGGCCGCTCGGCGGCGACCGCGTTAGGCAGCTCGGGCGCGATGTGGTTCTGTCCCGCATCGCGGCCAAACGCGGCGTCACCGCCGAGGATGTCGTTCTCGCGTGGTTGATGAGCTTTGGCGAAGGCGTGGTGCCCATTCCCGGCGCGACGCGCGTCGAGACGGCAGCAGCGCTCGCGGGCGCTCTCTCGATCGAGTTGGACGATGAGGACCGCGCCGCGCTCGATGCACGCTTTGCCGGGCGCCTTCTCCGCGTGCCCCGCTCGAAGCGCCGGCCTAACGCGAATACCAGTGCCGATGTCGTGCTCGTGATGGGCATGCCGGGTGCCGGCAAGACGGACGTGGCTTGCGCGCTCGAATCGCACGGCTACGCGCGCCTCAATCGCGACACCGTTGGCGGATCGCTCGGGGATCTCGTACCGCAGCTCGACGAACTGCTCGGCGCCGGCCAGCGACGCGTCGTGCTCGACAACACGTACCCGACGCGCAGATCGCGCAACGAGATCATCGAGGCAGCATGGGAGCGCAGCGCGCTCGTACGATGCATCTGGCTGACGACCGACGTCGCGAACGCGCAGATCAACTGCATTCACCGCATGCTCGACGTACACGGATCACTGCCAACACCAGAAGAAATCCGTGAACGCGGCAAGCGCGACACGCGCTATCTGCTCCCCGACGCACAGTTCCGTTACGAGCGAATCCTCGAACCGCCGTCGACGGACGAGGGATTCGAATCGGTCGAGGTCCGGGAGTTTGTCCGCGCGCCAAGTCACGCTCGTGAACGCGCGATCATTCTCGATTTCGACGACTTCGTGGCGCGCGACACGCCGGCGTTGGCCGCGGCCGATGTCGTGCTCGATGAAAGCCGGCGTCAAAGGCTGATCCGACAACGTGAGGAGGGCTGGCGGCTCTTCGTCCACGCCTGGCGACCGCAAATCGTGCGCAATGAGACAACGCTAACCGCGGCCGACGGTTGCTTTGCGCGCCTTCGCGAACTGCTCGGTGACGTCGATATCGCCTATTGTGCGCATGACGCTGGTCCGCCGATCTGTTGGTGCCGAAAGCCGATCCCTGGCTCGGTGCTCGAGTTTGCACGGCGCCGAGACATCGCGCTCACGCGTTCGATCGTTGTCGGAAGGTCGACCGCGGACCGCACGATGGCAGAACGCATTGGCGCTCGCTTCGAGCCGGCGGCATCCTTCTTCGGATCTTTGGTCGTATAGCGCAGCACGTCGCGCGTCCCGACTTTCATTGATTCCGAAACGTGCCGAAGACGTCGCGTTGATCTTCGGCATTCGCGTGTGGCCGGGAATCGGTGGTCCTGCCCGCTGCTTGATGATTAGACGATCATAAGCCCGGCAGCTCGCCGCCCTGCCGATCGCGATTGAGGTGCACGAATGCTTCGGCGGCTGCCACGCCGATCTCGCGCCCCCGCCACTGCGCCATGATCTCGTGATGCTCGCGCCAGATGCCCTTGCCGTCCTGGCTCACGTGCGCGAACAGCGCCGACTTCTTCTGCTCGATGACCGGCGTGATATCCACGTACACGTTAGGCAGAAAGCCCTCCGTCTGGCTGCCGCTATTCACCTCGAAGAAGTACAGTGACGGCGCGGGGCGCATCGTCATCCAGGCGCGGATCGTGAGCATACTCGCAACCTGGTGATCCATGTGCGTGTCGACGGGCCAGTGGGTGAGCATGATGTCGGGCTTGTGCGACGCGAGCAATCTCGTCATCGCGTCGACGTGGACGTGCGTGGCCTCCGTCGCGCCGTCGATCTGACCGACGAACACCGGCGTCGCGCCGATGATCTTGCAGGCCGCCTCGCACTCCGCAGTGCGGATTCGCGCCGCCTCGTCGAGCGACTTGCCGGGGATCCCTCGTTCGCCACGCGTCAAGTAGACGACGACCACATTGTGACCGGCGGTCGCGTAACGCACGAGCGACCCACCGCAGCCGGACTCCGGGTCGTCCGGATGCCCGCCGACACAGACCACCGTGAGGCGCGCGGCAGTCGAATCGGATCGTCCTGAGGTCAGCGGCAGTGCGCCGGCCGCGGCAAGCGACTGCTTGACGAACGTTCGACGCGAGAGGTCGGTCTCCATGTTTTGAGCTCGCTGCGTATGGTTCCGTGATAGGAGAATGCTTTCCTGGAACATCCGACAGGGTGGGCGACGACAAGTCGATCAAATTGCTGCGGCTGTCCTCGCCAGACCCCGTCCCGCGTAGTAAGCTTGGCCCGCCCAGACCTTCGGACAGCCAAGCCCATGACCGAAGCAGCTTCGGTTTCCGCAGAAAAAGCCGTCTCGATTCGCCTCGGACGCTGGTGGCAGTTGAGCCTCGGCGTGATCTGCATGTCGATGATCGCCAACCTGCAGTACGGGTGGACGCTCTTCGTGAATCCGATTCACGATACACGCGGTTGGAGTCTCTCGGCGATTCAGGTCGCGTTCACGGTCTTCGTTCTCGTCGAGACGTGGCTGGTCCCGATCGAGGGCTATCTCGTCGACAAAGTGGGACCGCGCTTCGTCGGCGTCGCTGCGGGAATTCTCGTCGCGCTGTCGTGGGTGATCAACTCCGTTGCCGGCTCGCTGGCGATGCTCTACCTCGGTGCGATCGTTGGCGGGATCGGGGCTGGTGCGGTGTACGGCGCGTGCGTCGGCAATGCGCTCAAGTGGTTCCCCGATCGGCGCGGACTTGCCGCGGGGATCACGGCGATGGGATTCGGCGCCGGCTCGGCGTTCACGGTGTTCCCGATTGCAAACATGATCAAGTCGCAGGGCTACGAGGCGACCTTCTTCAAGTTCGGCATCGCGCAGGGCGCGGTCGTTTTTCTAGTGAGCTGGCTGCTGCGCGCGCCCGACGCGTCGTTTGCGGCAACGCGCGCGACGCCTTTACGGGGCTCGACCGCCGTTCGCACGCACGAGTACACGCCCATCGAGATGCTGCGCACCGCGCCGTTCTGGGTCATGTTCGTCATGTTCGTGCTCACGGCGGCGGGAGGGCTCATCGCGACCGCGCAGCTCACGCCGATCGCGAAAGACTTTGGCGTCGCCGATTCGCCGGTCTCGCTCGTCGGCATCACCTTGCTCGCGCTTCCCTTCGCGTTGTCGATGAATCGGGTGCTGAATGGTGTGAGTCGCCCGTTTTTCGGATGGGTATCGGATCAGCTCGGGCGTGAGCACACGATGCTGGTCGCTTTCACACTCGAGGGCGCGGCGATCCTGCTGCTCAGCAAGTTCGGCGGCAATCCGATGTGGTTTGTCCTGCTCACGGCGTTAGTGTTCTTCGCATATGGTGAGATCTACAGTCTCTTTCCCGCGATCTGCGGCGACGCGTACGGGCGGAAATTCGCATCTGCTAATGCGGGGTTGCTCTATGTGGCCAAGGGCGTCGCGTCGCTCGTGGTGCCGGTGAGCAGCGTGATCGGCGCTTCGGCAGCAGGATGGCATGGCGTATTTCTCGTCGCCGCGTTCATGAACTTCGCGGCGGCACTGTTGGCGATCTTCGTGCTTCAGCCGCTGCGCCGGCGCGAGACCAAGGCGTGACGTGAAGATCGCGGTCGTTGGCGCCGGCGCGATCGGAGGCTACGTCGGCGGATGGCTTGCCGCGGCGGGTGAGGAGGTCACGTTCATCGCGCGCGGCGCAAACCTCGACGCGATTCGCCGCGACGGGATGCGCGTCGTTGGCGAAGACGGATCCGTCGTGAACGCACGCGCGTCCGCGTTCGAGAAGACGCGCGATGCCGGACCACAAGACGTCGTTGTTCTCGCTGTCAAAGCGCATCAGGTCGCCGCGGTTGCGGGAGATCTCGCCGCGCTATGCAACGACGGCACCGCGATCGTGACGATGCAGAACGGAATTCCGTGGTGGTATTTCCACAAGCATGGCGGGGAGTATGAGGGTACGCCGATTCGGTCCGCGGATCCCGACGGCTCGATCGCGCGCCATGTCGACGCCAATCTCGTTGTCGGCTCTGTAGTGTATCCCGCGGCGACGCTCGAAGCGCCAGGGGTCGTGCGAGTCGTCGAGGGCAAGCGCTTCACGTTTGGCGAGCCCGACGGATCGGCGTCGCAGCGCGTTCAGGCAATCGCCGCGGCCTTCACGCGCGCCGGCTTCAAGGCGTCGGTGATTTCAGACATCCGAAGCGAGATCTGGCTCAAGCTCTGGGGAAACTTGAGCTTCAACCCGATCAGCGCGTTGACGCATGCGACGCTCGCCGGCCTGCTGCGCTTTCCATTGACTCGCGAGCTGAGCATCGAGATGATGCGCGAAGCCGAGGCAGTCGCGAAGAAGCTCGGGGTTACCTTTCGCGTCGGCATCGAGAAGCGCATCGCCGGCGCGGAGAAGGTTGGCGAACATAAGACGTCGATGTTGCAGGACGTCGAGGCGGGTCGCCCGCTGGAGATCGAGGCACTCGTGGGCGCGGTCGTCGAGCTCGGTCGCCTAACGGCGACGCCGACTCCGCACATCGATTCCGTGTACGCGCTTGTAAGCCTGTTGGCGAAGGAACTGGCAAATGGCGGCAAGCTCTCGATAGCGAGAAGCTCAGCGCCGATATCGCGAGCGCAGCCAGCGCTAGCACCAAGTACCTAACACCTGGCACCGACGATGTCCGAAGGAACAATTCTCGAGTTGTTAAGAGCCGGCGCCGATGGCGCTACGGCTCTGAGCGCGCCTGGTGGCGTGCCACCGCTCACCTATCGCGCGCTCCGCGCGCACGTTGCCGAGATCACGAAATTTCTCGCGTCGCAGGGGATCGGTCCCGGTGACCGCGTCGGGATCGTGCTCGACAACGGCCCCGAGATGGCCGCGTCCTTTCTCTCGATCGCGTCTGCCGCGACTGCCGCGCCACTCAATCCGTCGTATCGGGCCGAGGAGTTCGAGTTCTATCTCTCGGACCTCGGGGCCAAGCTGCTCGTCGTCGCCGCCGGGAAGGACTCGCCGTCGTTAGGTGTCGCCGTCAAGCTCGGCGTTCCGGTCGCGCGCCTCACACCACATGCGGAGCGTGGCGCCGGGAGCTTCTCACTGGAGTGCGAGACGCGCGCGACGCCCAAATCGGCGCGCGCGGCGACGCCAAACGACGTCGCGCTCGTGCTGCACACGTCGGGTACGACGTCGCGTCCAAAGATCGTTCCGCTCGCGCACAAGAACATCGTCGCGTCGGCGGGCAATATCCGTCGAACGCTCACGCTCACCGCGCAGGATCGCGGCCTCGTGATCATGCCTCTGTTTCACATCCATGGTCTCATCGCCGCGCTCTCGGCGCCGATCTCCGCTGGTGGCGAGGTGTGCTGCACGCCGGGCTTCAGCGCGCTCAAGTTCTTTGGTTGGGTGGACGAGATGAAGCCGACGTGGTACACGGGCGTGCCGACGATGCATCAGGCCATTCTCCTCCGTGCGCCAGGAAACGCCCAAGTGCTCGAGCATCACCGGCTGCGATTCATTCGCTCGTCGTCCTCGGCGCTTCCACCGACGGTGATCGCTGAGCTCGAGCGCGTTTTCGGCGTGCCCGTCGTCGAGGCGTACGGCATGACCGAAGCCACGCACCAGATGGCGAGCAACCCGTTAGGCGGACCGCGCAAGGCCGGCACGGTGGGACCGAGCGGCGGCCCGGAGATCCGCATCGCCGACGACAGGGGCGAGACGATGCCGCGCGGCCAGACGGGAGAGATCGTCATTCGCGGGCCTAACGTCATGACGGCCTACGAGAACAACCCGAAGGCCAATGCCGACGCCTTCTACGGAGATTGGTTCCGCACCGGCGACCAGGGCGTGATGGACGCCGACGGCTACGTCGCCATCACCGGGCGTCTCAAGGAGATCATCAATCGCGGCGGCGAGAAGATCTCCCCGCGCGAAGTTGACGAAATTATCATGGAGCACCCGGCGGTCCATCAGTGCGTGACGTTCGGGCTGCCGCATGATATGCTCGGCGAAGACGTCGCGGCAGCGATCGTGCTGCGTCAGGGCACCGCGGCGACGGATAAGGAGCTGCGCGAATTCGCGGCGGCGCGGTTGGCGCCGTACAAGGTGCCACGAAAGATTGTCATTCTGACGGAGATCCCGGTTGGCGCAACGGGGAAGCTGCAAAGGATCGGATTGGCGAAGAAATTGGGATTGGCGTGATCCCTGGTTTTTTGGAGCCTGAGGCAGCGACAAGGCGACTATGACTGAAGCAACCGTGGTATCGGAGGTCGGACCGCCCAGACTGAATCCACCCCAGCGCCTCTTGATGGGCCCGGGACCGAGCAATCCAGATCCGCGTGTACTCGCCGCGATGGGCGCGAATCCGGTCGGACATCTCGATCCCTATTTCGTCGAGCTGATGGACCAGACGATGGGCGCGCTGCGCGCGGTGTACGGCACGCACAACCATCACACGTTGCCGATATCGGCAACGGGATCGGCGGGGCTCGAGACGATCATGCTCAATCTCCTCGAGCCGGGGGACAGCGCGGTTATCGCCGTCATGGGCTACTTCGGAGAGCGGCTGGCCGAGATGGCTCGGCGTGCCGGCGCCGATGTCCGCACCGTCAACGTTCCGCCGGGCGAGATCGTCGATCCGGCGGAAATCGAAGCGCAGCTCGAGGAGCGTCCGGCGAAGCTCGTCGCGTTCGTCCATGTCGAGACGACCACTGGCGCGTGCCAGCCGATCGCTCCGATGGTCGAAGTGGCGCACCGTCATGGGGCGCTCGTCGCCATGGATTGCGTGACGTCGTTAGGTGGTCTGGCGATCGAGATCGATACGTTAGGCGTCGACGCTGCGGGCTCGTGCAGCCAGAAGTGCATCGGGGCGCCACCGGGCTTGGGGCCAATCACGGTCGGGCCACGAGCGATGGAAGCGGTTCGCGCGCGAAAGCACAAACCGTCGACGTGGTACTTCGATCTCAATCTGCTCTTCCAGTATTGGGGCGAGTCGACCGGTGCGCGGAAGCGCGCGTTCCATCACACGGCGCCCGTCGCCGCGATTTACGGCTTTCACGAAGCCTTGCGTCTGATTCTCGAGGAAGGCCTCGAGGCGCGTTGGACGCGGCATCAGAGGGCGCACGACGTGCTCGTTCGAGGTCTCGATCGGTTAGGCATCTCGCTCTTTCCACCCGCGCAGAACCGGTGCGCGACGATCAATGTCGTCAACGTTCCCGCAGGCGTCGACGACGCGCGCGTGCGTGCGCGGCTGCTCGACGCGGGCGTCGAGATGGGCGGCGGACTCGGCGCGCTCGCCGGCAAGGTGTGGCGCATCGGCGTAATGGGGTATAACGCGCAGGCATCCACCGTGGAGCGGTTTCTCGGGGCGTTGGAAATAGCGCTTTAGCCGCGCAACGATCCTCAAGGGGCCTCCAGCTTCGCAGCTTTACCCCACGCACCCCTGCGTCGCGATCGTCATAACGACGAAACACGCGCCACGCTCACCAGAGCGCTAGCGATCGCGCTTTAGTTGAACGACGATGACTTCGACCGGCTTCGAGCCCGGATTCACGTCGGCGTGCATCTGTCCCGGCGGATCGACGCCGAGCCACATCGCCGTTCCTGCCTTGAGATGGTAGGTGTTCAGCACCTTGCCATTCTTGTCGACCACATCGAGCTGCCCATCGTTGAGCGCGACCAGCGCGCGCCCGTGCTCGTGCCGGTGCAGCGTCAAAGGCTGCTTCGGCATTACGATGGACTTCCACACGCTCACCTGATCGTTCTCGAACTGCGGTTCGCGCCGCGAGCCGCCTTGCTGCTGCGCCCACATCACGCCGCCGCCCGCAACGAAGCAAATGGCACAAGCGATACTTGTCGATCGAGAGAAAGTCATGGATGTTTGCGTTGAACGTTGAACGCAAACAATGCCCGATCATCTCGACCCGTCAAGACGCGAATTCATCGCTGCATCGGCGCTCGGCATCCTCGGCTTCGCCAACTTCGGCCGCGGCGCCGGGTCGCGCTCCGACAGCGAGCTGCTTTACGTCGGGACATACACCGAAGACAAACGCACCGAGGGAATCTTTCTCGTGCGGTTCGACACGCGTTCAGGTGAGCTTCATCTCGACCGCGGAGTCGATGCGGGCCCGAATCCTTCGTTTCTCGCGATTCACCCCAACGGCCGTGTACTCTACGCGGTGAACGAGGTCGACCAGCGCAACGGCAAGGCGAGTGGCGCGGTCAGCGCATTCGCCATCGCAAGTGACACGGGCACGCTGACGCGAATCAACGAGCAGGCGTCCGAAGGCGGCTCGCCCTGCTACGTGAGCGTCGATCGCAGCGGTCGAGCCGTGCTCGTCGCGAACTACGTCGGCGGCAGTATCGCCATGCTTCCAATCGCTCGCGATGGCTCGTTAGGTGCGGCGATCGGCGTCGATCAGCACCGCGGCAAGGGGCCCAACGCCGAGCGGCAGGAAGCGCCGCACGCGCATTGCATCGTTACCGAGCCCTGGAATCACTTCGCCTTTGCGACCGATCTCGGTCTTGATACTGTTTTCGTCTATCGTATCGACGTCGATGGTGGTGCCCTCACTATCGTCGACGACGCCGATGGACACGTGAAAGCTGGCGCGGGCCCACGTCACCTCGCCTTCCACCCACAACTGCCAATCGTCTACGTCGTCAACGAACTGGACTCCACGATCACGACGTTTCGCTTGGCGCGCGGAGCTGGCGCGCTCACGCCGATCGCGACGCACTCGACACTGCCGGTGGGATGGACGGGCAGCAGCTTCGCCGCCGACCTCCACGTCGCGCCGTCGGGACGCGTGCTCTACACATCGAATCGAGGCCACAACAGCATCGCGGTGTTCTCCATCGACGAATCCTCGGGCGCACCCGCGCTCGAGCAAACGATTTCGACCGGTGGCGACTGGCCGCGCAACTTCACGCTCGACCCAACTGGCCGCTGGTTGCTCGTCGGCAATCAGAATTCGGGCTCGATCGTCGTCTTGGCGCGCGATGAGAAGACTGGTAAGTTGTCGCCCACGCAGCAACGTATCCAGTTGCCGAGTCCCGTCTGTGTTCGCTTCCGTGCGCACGTTGGCGTAACGACTTGAATCGATCTATGACGACACCCCGACCGCAGTGAGTCGCCGCGTTGCCCTTGTCCTCTCGGTCGTCGCTGCACTTGTTCTCGTTGCGGCCGGTTTCTACGTCGCACGCAACCCAGAGCGAAAGACGCTCGATGCGGCCGCGCGAGCGGGCGTTCCCGGCAGCTTCGTGCGCCTGAGCGACGGCATCACGCAATACGATCTCTCCGGTTCTGAAACGGGGCGCGTGATCGTACTGCTCTCGGGCGCGAGCGTCCCGTTTTATATCTGGGACTCCACGAGCACGGCACTCGCCGCGAACGGCTTCCGCGTACTGCGCTACAACTATTACGGACGCGGCTACTCCGACCGACCCGATCTTCGCTACGATCTCGCGACGTACGATCGCCAACTCACCGACCTGCTCGACGCGCTCGGCCTCGGCGGTCGTGTCGACGTCGCCGGGTTGTCGATGGGCGGCCCGATCGCCGCGAACTTCGCGGACCGTCATCCCGAGCGCGTTCGCACGCTCACACTCGTCGATCCAGCCTTTAGTATGTTCTCACGCGCACCACTCGCAATCCGGGCGCCTGTCGTCGGCAAGTACTTGCTGACCGTTGCTGCCGCGCCGGGAATGGCGAAGGGCCAGTACGACGACTTCCTGCATCCTGAGCGCTACCCCGATTGGGCGACGCGTTACGAAGTACAGATGCAATACAAGGGCTTTCTCCGAAGCCTACTGCAATCGAGGCGCGGCGACGTGCTCACGCGACCGGCGTCGAGCTTCACGTCGCTCGCGCGAAGTGGGATACCCGTACTGCTCCTCTGGGGAAAGCAAGATCACACCGTCCCCCTTCCAAAGAGTGACAGCATCCGCTCGGCGTTTCCGCGCGCCGAGTTCCACGCGATCGACAGCGCAGGGCACCTTCCCAACATCGAGGAAGCGGCGCAGGTCGACTCGATTCTCATAAGCTTTCTTCGCGCGCACGTATAGCCAATGCCGGACACCGAGTGGTGGCAGCGCCGCCGCTCTCGCTAACGCGGTAGCGCGACATTTCCCGTGTAGGGCCCGAGCAGCTCGCGGCGCCACCACGCTCCCGTGGCACGCTTCGTCGCCTCATCCGTGAACCAGTACTGCCAGATCACCGTTCGCACGAGCGTCGGAGGCTGCCCCTTGAAGGGATCGTTCCGGAATAATCGCAGGACGCTCGGACTACCTTCGGTGAGTCGAACCTGCGCGTTGACGACCCACGGCGACTGCTGCCACGGACCTAACGACGCGAACCAGAGATTCCAGTCGAAGCGCGGCTGGTACGGCGCGTAGATTCCTGGCCGTTCGTTCACATCCTGTGGTTTGTACTTGAACGGATAGGCGACCCACGTCGTCCCGTCGCGGCTCCCCTGGAATTCGATCTCGTAACGTCCCTCCGTCATCACGGCGAACAGCCCATACGCATTCGCGATCCGAAACGGCGCGAGCAGCCGCGCCGGCCAGCCCAGGAGCGGAATATCGGGGACGAACGCCATCACCGTCGCATACAACACGACCGCCAGCGCGGCCGTCTCGGTAACGCGGAGCCATCGCGGCCGCCTAACGACCCGCACGGCCTCCCCGACCCGGAATCGTAATCGGGTGAGCGTCTGATCGTCGAGGAGCAGCACGCCAAGCAACAAAACGAGGTGGTTCAGAAACGCGTAATTGGCCGTGGCGATGATCGCGATCTGAAGCGCCGTTACGATCACGAAGCAGACGATTCGGAAAGGACGGGCAAGCCAGACCATCCACACGAGTACCAGCTCGACGAAGAGCGTGAGAATTACGGTTCCCGCGTGAAACCCGTGCGGCCAGTGCTGCACGTACCATCCGATCCAGGTCGGCAGCGGACCATTCTGGTAGTACTCGTCCATCGCGGTCAGATTTCGCCAGTGCGGATCCCCACTCGCAAACTTGACGATCCCCGACTCGAGGTAAATCCGGAACCACTCCCAGCGCAGCATGAAGAGACTGAAGCGCGAAGGCGGGTCGGTCGCGCCGAGGCCGGGACGCAGCCCGCGCGGCGCGAACCAGAAGGCGATGAATCCCGCCTCGAGGAGCATGCCGTCGGACTGATATGACGAGAAGTCCTGGAGCGCGGCGACGCACGAAAGAAAGAACAGCGTACAGAGCGCGGTCGTTAGGCGCGGCCAGAGGTTCGCGGTCAGGAGGAGCGAGCACAGGATGCCAGCACCGACGACGATCGCCAGCGCATAGTCTCCGGCACTCACCCAGAACAGGCTCGGCGCGTACCAGATCCCGCGCACCAGCCCGA
It encodes the following:
- a CDS encoding ankyrin repeat domain-containing protein: MNRTLASISAIQRGDVAEVRALLAAHPELATARDDTGATGLHYAAFNANREIIDALIAAGGDVNARDARHGATPAGWAVHFMRERGGLLAIEIEDVRFAIERGDVDWVDRLVTRHPALLDAVDREGKPLRQHAEESSSPRIRQIFDVRAIARDA
- a CDS encoding aldo/keto reductase; translated protein: MSRPTASRAIGLGCMRLSTRADRDDERSIQVIRAALDAGATLLDTADAYCLDNDDIGHNERLIARALDGWKDARARITVATKGGMRRPTGAWIPDGRAKHLRDACQASRRALDVDAIDLYQLHAVDPKTAIETSVRALARLREEGKIRDVGLCNVTVSQIRAAQAIVPIASVQVSLSPLDDDNLRNGVAEYCRDAGIRLIAYRPLGGDRVRQLGRDVVLSRIAAKRGVTAEDVVLAWLMSFGEGVVPIPGATRVETAAALAGALSIELDDEDRAALDARFAGRLLRVPRSKRRPNANTSADVVLVMGMPGAGKTDVACALESHGYARLNRDTVGGSLGDLVPQLDELLGAGQRRVVLDNTYPTRRSRNEIIEAAWERSALVRCIWLTTDVANAQINCIHRMLDVHGSLPTPEEIRERGKRDTRYLLPDAQFRYERILEPPSTDEGFESVEVREFVRAPSHARERAIILDFDDFVARDTPALAAADVVLDESRRQRLIRQREEGWRLFVHAWRPQIVRNETTLTAADGCFARLRELLGDVDIAYCAHDAGPPICWCRKPIPGSVLEFARRRDIALTRSIVVGRSTADRTMAERIGARFEPAASFFGSLVV
- a CDS encoding PIG-L deacetylase family protein, yielding METDLSRRTFVKQSLAAAGALPLTSGRSDSTAARLTVVCVGGHPDDPESGCGGSLVRYATAGHNVVVVYLTRGERGIPGKSLDEAARIRTAECEAACKIIGATPVFVGQIDGATEATHVHVDAMTRLLASHKPDIMLTHWPVDTHMDHQVASMLTIRAWMTMRPAPSLYFFEVNSGSQTEGFLPNVYVDITPVIEQKKSALFAHVSQDGKGIWREHHEIMAQWRGREIGVAAAEAFVHLNRDRQGGELPGL
- the oxlT gene encoding oxalate/formate MFS antiporter; the encoded protein is MTEAASVSAEKAVSIRLGRWWQLSLGVICMSMIANLQYGWTLFVNPIHDTRGWSLSAIQVAFTVFVLVETWLVPIEGYLVDKVGPRFVGVAAGILVALSWVINSVAGSLAMLYLGAIVGGIGAGAVYGACVGNALKWFPDRRGLAAGITAMGFGAGSAFTVFPIANMIKSQGYEATFFKFGIAQGAVVFLVSWLLRAPDASFAATRATPLRGSTAVRTHEYTPIEMLRTAPFWVMFVMFVLTAAGGLIATAQLTPIAKDFGVADSPVSLVGITLLALPFALSMNRVLNGVSRPFFGWVSDQLGREHTMLVAFTLEGAAILLLSKFGGNPMWFVLLTALVFFAYGEIYSLFPAICGDAYGRKFASANAGLLYVAKGVASLVVPVSSVIGASAAGWHGVFLVAAFMNFAAALLAIFVLQPLRRRETKA
- a CDS encoding 2-dehydropantoate 2-reductase; translation: MKIAVVGAGAIGGYVGGWLAAAGEEVTFIARGANLDAIRRDGMRVVGEDGSVVNARASAFEKTRDAGPQDVVVLAVKAHQVAAVAGDLAALCNDGTAIVTMQNGIPWWYFHKHGGEYEGTPIRSADPDGSIARHVDANLVVGSVVYPAATLEAPGVVRVVEGKRFTFGEPDGSASQRVQAIAAAFTRAGFKASVISDIRSEIWLKLWGNLSFNPISALTHATLAGLLRFPLTRELSIEMMREAEAVAKKLGVTFRVGIEKRIAGAEKVGEHKTSMLQDVEAGRPLEIEALVGAVVELGRLTATPTPHIDSVYALVSLLAKELANGGKLSIARSSAPISRAQPALAPST